Proteins encoded together in one Thermococcus barophilus MP window:
- the cas6 gene encoding CRISPR-associated endoribonuclease Cas6: MRFLIRLRNENLEFKVPYNHLYYLQGLVYRRIQRVNPELSLSLHRPKVPKLFTFSLFMTKERHRMSGNNKYFIGRKEAFFYFSTAVPEIAEAFIGGLLQEPEVKLWGERFYVETVKALPEPISFSGKIYSTLSPIAVTTVKMQFGKPRHYDLGPDEPEFYENLKENLKQKYLLIYGKKPPEDFEIEVLSAKPKRFEVKPGIFQRAWHLIFRAYGDDELIRAGYLAGFGEKNSLGFGMVKVDE, encoded by the coding sequence ATGAGGTTCCTAATAAGACTCCGAAATGAGAATTTGGAATTTAAAGTGCCGTACAACCATCTCTACTACCTGCAGGGTTTGGTATATAGGAGAATCCAAAGGGTAAATCCAGAGCTGAGCCTGTCCCTGCACAGGCCAAAAGTTCCAAAGCTGTTTACCTTTTCGCTCTTCATGACAAAAGAGCGGCATAGGATGAGCGGCAACAATAAATACTTCATCGGCAGAAAGGAGGCTTTCTTTTACTTCTCTACAGCTGTTCCGGAAATAGCTGAGGCTTTCATAGGCGGTCTTTTGCAGGAGCCGGAGGTAAAGCTCTGGGGAGAGAGGTTCTACGTTGAGACAGTTAAGGCTTTGCCGGAGCCGATTTCGTTCAGCGGGAAGATATATTCAACGCTCTCTCCAATAGCAGTAACTACCGTGAAAATGCAGTTTGGAAAGCCGAGGCATTACGACTTGGGACCAGATGAGCCAGAGTTCTATGAGAATCTAAAAGAGAACCTCAAGCAGAAGTACCTCTTGATCTATGGCAAAAAGCCCCCAGAGGATTTTGAGATTGAAGTGCTGAGTGCAAAGCCCAAGCGCTTCGAGGTTAAGCCCGGTATTTTCCAGAGGGCTTGGCATCTTATATTTAGGGCATATGGAGATGATGAATTAATTAGAGCTGGATATCTTGCTGGCTTCGGGGAGAAAAACTCTCTCGGCTTTGGGATGGTGAAGGTTGATGAGTGA
- a CDS encoding glycosyltransferase family 2 protein has product MLNGKRISVIIPAYNEEKRIGKVLQRMPDFIDEIIVVDDGSEDRTSEVARELGAEVIRLEQNQGKGRAMSEGIKKANGDIIVFIDADGQHKPEEIIKLVEPILNGEADFVIGSRLIKAQGERPLIRKISNFITTSLIRLKLGINVRDTQSGFRAIRREFLPEIESKRYEVETEVLIKAVKKGARVKEVPVSMIYGIETGHFRLEDILRFLHSLVKY; this is encoded by the coding sequence ATGTTGAATGGAAAGAGAATAAGCGTGATAATACCAGCTTACAACGAGGAGAAGAGGATAGGGAAAGTTCTTCAAAGGATGCCTGACTTCATCGATGAGATCATCGTGGTGGATGATGGGAGTGAAGATAGAACAAGTGAAGTGGCGAGAGAGCTTGGGGCAGAGGTCATTAGACTTGAGCAGAATCAAGGGAAAGGTAGAGCCATGAGTGAAGGCATTAAAAAGGCTAATGGAGATATAATCGTTTTCATTGATGCCGATGGGCAGCACAAGCCCGAGGAGATCATAAAACTTGTGGAACCCATTCTCAATGGTGAGGCGGATTTTGTCATAGGCTCCCGCTTAATAAAAGCTCAGGGAGAGAGGCCGCTGATAAGAAAGATAAGCAACTTCATAACGACTTCTCTCATTCGTTTAAAGCTTGGGATAAACGTTAGAGATACTCAGAGCGGATTTAGGGCAATCAGAAGGGAATTTTTGCCCGAGATTGAAAGCAAGAGGTATGAGGTTGAGACTGAGGTTTTGATAAAGGCTGTAAAGAAGGGTGCGAGGGTGAAGGAAGTTCCGGTTTCGATGATCTATGGCATTGAGACAGGTCATTTTAGGCTGGAGGATATTTTACGATTCTTGCATTCTTTAGTGAAGTACTGA
- a CDS encoding zinc metalloprotease, with translation MKTVWFVYIGNNSYRDVVFYAYTDVNKYLAENNIPIRLIFHHPRVRAGENAENMPEKDIILESKPGFTITINTGKGKVVAYPLEGILDVLYGWLVKTRHEVQEIYEMHQIEPDDEIPDTVIGVVSFPLVTRNPYLDFYEKFLGIQKKVSGLNIIAVSVSPFYHPNKLKFSNRIFKAILHELGHAFGLDHCSENCVMNPPSTIEEWDSRVPDFCPKCFLELKRNVEWKENKRDNTSLQRGEEDRESSSKDA, from the coding sequence ATGAAAACCGTGTGGTTCGTGTACATAGGCAACAATTCGTACAGAGATGTCGTTTTTTATGCATACACCGATGTTAATAAATACTTAGCTGAGAATAACATCCCCATTAGGCTAATCTTCCATCATCCTCGAGTTAGGGCTGGGGAGAACGCAGAGAACATGCCAGAAAAGGATATCATTCTTGAATCCAAACCTGGTTTCACAATAACCATTAACACAGGAAAGGGGAAGGTGGTGGCATATCCCCTTGAGGGGATCCTTGATGTCCTCTACGGGTGGCTGGTCAAAACCCGTCATGAAGTTCAGGAGATTTATGAGATGCACCAAATAGAGCCTGACGATGAGATACCAGACACCGTTATAGGGGTTGTCAGCTTTCCGCTTGTTACAAGGAATCCCTATCTCGATTTCTACGAGAAGTTCCTTGGGATCCAAAAAAAGGTTTCTGGTCTGAATATTATAGCTGTCTCTGTGAGCCCGTTTTATCATCCAAACAAGCTCAAGTTCTCAAACAGGATTTTTAAGGCAATTCTTCATGAGCTCGGTCATGCTTTTGGGTTGGATCACTGTTCTGAAAACTGTGTGATGAATCCCCCCTCAACCATTGAGGAGTGGGATTCAAGGGTTCCCGATTTTTGTCCCAAATGCTTTCTGGAGCTGAAGAGAAATGTTGAATGGAAAGAGAATAAGCGTGATAATACCAGCTTACAACGAGGAGAAGAGGATAGGGAAAGTTCTTCAAAGGATGCCTGA